CCTCCAGCTCCTTCTTCGCGACCCCGGTGGCCGGACGCAGCTCCCCCAGCGCCACGCCATGCTCCACATAGAGGTCGCACAGCGCCTGGAGCGCGCCGTGAAGGTAAATCGGATCGTCGAATCCCATCGCGCGCAGCTCGGCGATCACTCGCTGCGCCTTGCCGAGCGCATAGGCGCCGACCAGCACGCAGCGCTCGGGTTCGGTGCGCAACGCGGACAGCAGCTTGTCGATCTCGTCGGTGGTCTCGGGGTGGCGGAACACCGGCAGGCCGAACGTGGCTTCGGTGATGAACACGTCGCACTTCACCGGCTGGAAAGGCGTGCAGGTGGGATCGGGGCGGCGCTTGTAATCGCCCGAGACGACGATGCGCTCGCCGGCATGATCGAGCACGACCTGCGCGGACCCCAGCACATGCCCGGCGGGGACGAAGCCCACCTCGATCGGGCCAAGCGTGATGCTGTCGCCATAGTCGACCGGCCGCCCGTTCTGCGGCCCGTAGCGCGCCGCCATGATCGCCAGCGTGCCCGGCGTCGCCCACACCTCGCCATGCCCGCCGCGCGCGTGATCGGCATGGCCATGGGTGATGATCGCCCGCGCGACCGGCTTGGACGGGTCGATCCACGCATCCGCTGCAGGAAGGTAGATCCCGCAAGGATCGGGGGTGAGCCAGCTGCCGAGCGCCATGGCGGTCGATATGGGATCGCCGCCCCCGATTGCGAGGCGCCCGCCCGTCCATTTTGCTTTCGTTTGGCCCCTCGAATCCCTATATCCTCGGCATGGCAGACACTCCGAAGACGAACGATCCCAACGCGAACGAGTACGGCGCAGATTCCATCAAGGTTCTCAAGGGTCTCGACGCGGTCCGCAAGCGCCCCGGCATGTATATCGGCGACACCGACGATGGTTCGGGCCTCCACCACATGGTGTTCGA
This genomic window from Sphingomonas sp. contains:
- a CDS encoding ligase-associated DNA damage response exonuclease — encoded protein: MALGSWLTPDPCGIYLPAADAWIDPSKPVARAIITHGHADHARGGHGEVWATPGTLAIMAARYGPQNGRPVDYGDSITLGPIEVGFVPAGHVLGSAQVVLDHAGERIVVSGDYKRRPDPTCTPFQPVKCDVFITEATFGLPVFRHPETTDEIDKLLSALRTEPERCVLVGAYALGKAQRVIAELRAMGFDDPIYLHGALQALCDLYVEHGVALGELRPATGVAKKELEGRIILCPPGALNDRWSRRLPDPITAMASGWMRVRQRARQRNVELPLILSDHADWDELTRTIEELAPREVWVTHGREDALVHWCRLRQIRARALDLAGFEDEDD